From one Humulus lupulus chromosome 8, drHumLupu1.1, whole genome shotgun sequence genomic stretch:
- the LOC133795613 gene encoding uncharacterized protein LOC133795613, which produces MEKDVFIKLCNELETNYGFKGSKRMCALEILGMFLFTVGHGAGNRLTQEQFQHSGETVSRYFNKVLDVLCHMSVDVLKTPDPEFKDVPEEILNDSRYMPHFKNCIGVIEGVHVNVIIPPEGQVPFIGRKGIPTQNIMAIWKKRWKTLRDMPSYPYTKQVKIVIASMTLHNYIRRHAKHDRRFEKIRDDSKYCANDQKTNVEDEDETSRTSNSNGMDNIRDMIPTSLMRDT; this is translated from the exons ATGGAGAAAGATGTCTTCATTAAATTATGTAATGAATTGGAAACTAATTATGGATTTAAGGGCTCAAAGAGAATGTGTGCTCTTGAAATATTAGGCATGTTTTTATTCACGGTAGGTCATGGTGCTGGAAATCGGTTAACACAAGAGCAATTTCAACACTCAGGCGAGACAGTTAGTCGTTATTTCAACAAGGTTTTAGAtgttttatgtcatatgagtgtAGATGTATTAAAAACACCTGACCCTGAATTTAAAGATGTTCCTGAAGAGATATTGAATGATTCAAGATATATGCCTCATTTTAAG AATTGTATTGGTGTAATAGAAGGTGTGCATGTGAATGTCATAATTCCTCCTGAAGGTCAAGTACCGTTTATTGGTAGAAAAGGGATACCGACTCAAAATATTATGGCAATAT GGAAGAAAAGATGGAAAACATTAAGAGATATGCCCAGTTATCCATACACGAAGCAAGTGAAAATAGTAATTGCATCAATGACCTTGCATAATTACATTCGAAGACATGCTAAACATGATCGTCGTTTTGAGAAAATTAGAGATGATTCAAAATACTGTGCAAATGATCAAAAAACTAAtgttgaagatgaagatgaaacaTCTAGAACTTCAAATTCAAATGGAATGGACAACATCAGAGATATGATTCCTACAAGTTTAATGAGAGATACCTAG